The following proteins come from a genomic window of Spirochaetaceae bacterium:
- a CDS encoding methyl-accepting chemotaxis protein has protein sequence MGIHSLRWKFFFLFLGLGALIFISAALPIFNQYQNFVRQSYESTLTNAVNLVAALHPIESSQVNYLTAEDAGSESSAFHESLTTTLVKIASTFDLAYVYLVERRGTAANRSYYFLASSYDTPGVIDVEEWGEVPPELSAAFNTGIVTLTNQYIDPEWGTLVTAFLPIWEAGQVIAVWAADFNVRDVNDLRTRSLITFFITLAISLVISLVFAFLVSVSFSATVQNIEEIADALAKMNFAAGFSSYRKDELGLIQKALMEIRNSLKTNINKLNDHLLQASGRSEQLNGIIVSSLDNLGSINDSIKNMQDSTDLQKLAIVRTSTSVNEITNSIDALNQAIKLQASQVTNSSQTVQQMIAGTEALSPMVQDASKTTDALSRTSAEGHAMLLRLAEEVRQIETEAVALQVANKSIADITGRTNILAMNAAISAAHAGEAGKGFAVVAGEIRKLAELSAKESGNISLRISEIERRISQVGTVSSETVDTMNLIFDEIKEMDKSFGLVFNMVNTTAAKQEEGSAQIIEALKTIQKTIENVGDGAAAILKQSEIINQDMQQLDESSETVKKRVENVQDASVRIAELLNTAKEPEAEPS, from the coding sequence ATGGGAATACATAGCTTAAGATGGAAATTCTTTTTTCTTTTTCTAGGATTAGGTGCACTAATTTTTATTAGCGCCGCTTTGCCTATTTTTAACCAATACCAAAACTTTGTGCGCCAAAGTTACGAAAGCACCTTAACCAATGCGGTAAACTTGGTTGCTGCCTTACACCCTATAGAGAGCAGCCAAGTAAATTATTTAACTGCCGAAGATGCCGGTAGCGAATCGAGCGCTTTTCATGAAAGCCTTACCACCACTTTAGTTAAAATAGCCAGTACTTTCGATTTAGCCTATGTTTACTTAGTGGAAAGGCGCGGCACAGCGGCTAACAGAAGCTATTACTTTCTTGCCTCTAGTTATGATACGCCGGGTGTTATCGATGTAGAGGAATGGGGAGAGGTACCGCCAGAACTTAGCGCTGCCTTTAATACGGGAATAGTAACCCTAACAAACCAATACATCGACCCGGAATGGGGCACCTTAGTAACGGCCTTTTTACCCATTTGGGAAGCCGGGCAAGTTATCGCCGTATGGGCTGCCGACTTTAATGTGCGAGATGTTAATGACTTAAGAACCCGTTCACTTATTACCTTTTTTATTACTTTAGCAATCTCTTTAGTTATATCCTTAGTTTTTGCCTTTCTTGTTTCGGTATCTTTTAGCGCCACCGTACAAAATATAGAGGAAATAGCCGATGCCTTAGCTAAAATGAATTTTGCTGCCGGCTTCAGCAGCTATCGTAAAGACGAGCTGGGGCTTATCCAAAAGGCTTTAATGGAGATACGCAATAGCCTTAAAACCAATATTAATAAACTTAACGACCACCTTTTACAGGCATCGGGGCGCAGCGAACAACTTAACGGGATAATTGTCAGTTCGTTAGATAACTTAGGTTCTATCAACGATAGTATAAAAAATATGCAGGATAGTACCGATTTGCAAAAATTAGCGATTGTACGTACCTCCACTTCGGTAAACGAAATTACTAATTCTATCGATGCTCTAAACCAAGCCATTAAGCTGCAAGCTTCACAGGTAACCAATTCCTCGCAAACGGTGCAGCAAATGATAGCAGGCACAGAAGCCTTAAGCCCGATGGTGCAAGATGCCAGCAAAACCACCGATGCCCTTAGCAGAACTTCGGCCGAAGGCCACGCTATGCTTTTACGTTTAGCAGAGGAAGTAAGGCAAATTGAAACAGAGGCTGTAGCTTTACAAGTTGCCAACAAAAGTATCGCGGATATTACCGGCCGTACCAATATTTTAGCTATGAATGCCGCTATCTCGGCGGCTCACGCCGGCGAAGCCGGTAAAGGTTTTGCCGTTGTAGCCGGCGAAATACGTAAATTGGCCGAGCTTTCGGCTAAAGAATCTGGTAATATTTCGCTGCGGATTAGCGAAATTGAACGCCGCATTTCGCAGGTAGGTACCGTATCCAGCGAAACTGTTGATACCATGAACTTAATTTTTGACGAAATTAAAGAAATGGATAAATCTTTTGGTCTTGTTTTTAATATGGTAAATACCACCGCTGCTAAACAAGAAGAGGGCAGTGCGCAAATTATCGAGGCTCTTAAGACTATTCAAAAAACTATCGAAAATGTTGGAGACGGAGCTGCAGCCATACTTAAACAAAGCGAAATTATTAACCAAGATATGCAGCAGCTAGACGAAAGCTCGGAAACCGTTAAAAAACGAGTGGAAAATGTACAAGATGCCAGCGTGCGTATAGCCGAACTGCTTAACACAGCTAAAGAGCCAGAAGCGGAACCCAGCTAA
- a CDS encoding phospho-sugar mutase, with amino-acid sequence MSELQIKLNSYLQQETNPIFLKEAEGVKTNEAELAERFSSYLAFGTGGMRGLIGAGYSRLNPYTIKRAGQGVANYLKKAYPNKPLKVAISYDTRNYSELFAKETALIFAANGFTAYLSDAARPVPLLSFAVRHYEADVGIMITASHNPPAYNGYKVYGSDGCQVLPPHDVGIEDEVGKVIAINNINYDEAVNKGLIITIGEQLDKAYGQLVQGLWRYIDYNPLDQIEAEDSSLTPASDVKLNPAGYTISYTPLHGSGYLPVYNNLTKAGFKVVIPEAQRLPDGNFPTVKVPNPEYAETLQLAIELAKKEKAALVLATDPDADRLGLAVLHNGEYKLLTGNQIGALLLDYLCHSRKEQHELPAGSYFANTIVTSNLQNLIAKSYGLKDYRLLTGFKYIGETIAKESGVFIFGCEESYGYLATPEVRDKDAVSAALLTAEMALYYSKQGKTLLDKLNELYTKFGYFEEHQVAHDFPGLAGLKAMQTLITKLRHNPVNWPEATVKIIDYLKDTDLPKSDVLEYNLAGGTKVIVRPSGTEPKIKFYILAQGEDKAAIDVLVTAIKKIINELLTV; translated from the coding sequence ATGAGCGAACTACAAATAAAATTAAATAGTTATTTACAGCAAGAAACCAATCCTATCTTTTTGAAAGAAGCGGAAGGGGTAAAAACGAACGAAGCCGAATTGGCCGAGCGGTTTAGCAGCTATCTGGCTTTTGGCACCGGCGGTATGCGCGGCTTAATTGGCGCAGGGTACAGCCGTTTAAATCCTTACACCATTAAACGGGCCGGGCAAGGGGTGGCTAATTACCTTAAAAAAGCCTATCCTAATAAGCCGCTTAAAGTAGCCATTAGTTACGATACCCGCAACTACAGCGAGCTTTTTGCTAAAGAAACGGCTTTAATCTTTGCGGCTAACGGCTTTACGGCTTACTTAAGTGATGCAGCCCGCCCTGTACCGTTGCTTAGTTTTGCTGTGCGCCATTACGAGGCCGATGTAGGTATTATGATAACGGCCAGCCATAACCCGCCGGCTTACAACGGTTACAAAGTTTACGGCAGCGATGGTTGCCAAGTGCTGCCGCCGCACGATGTAGGTATAGAGGACGAAGTTGGTAAAGTAATCGCTATTAATAATATTAACTATGATGAGGCGGTAAACAAAGGGCTCATTATTACCATAGGGGAGCAGTTAGATAAAGCTTACGGCCAGTTAGTGCAAGGTTTGTGGCGTTATATAGATTACAACCCGCTGGACCAAATAGAAGCCGAAGATAGCAGCCTAACCCCAGCGAGCGATGTTAAACTTAATCCTGCCGGTTATACCATCAGTTATACGCCGTTACATGGCAGCGGTTATTTGCCTGTTTATAATAATTTAACTAAAGCCGGCTTTAAGGTTGTGATACCGGAGGCGCAAAGGCTGCCCGATGGCAACTTTCCTACCGTTAAAGTGCCTAACCCCGAATACGCCGAAACTTTACAGCTAGCCATCGAGCTGGCAAAAAAAGAAAAGGCCGCCTTAGTACTGGCTACCGACCCCGATGCCGATAGGTTAGGCCTTGCCGTTTTACATAACGGCGAATATAAACTGTTGACCGGTAACCAAATAGGGGCCTTGCTTTTAGATTATCTTTGCCATAGCCGCAAGGAACAACACGAACTGCCGGCCGGTAGCTATTTTGCCAACACTATTGTTACCAGTAATTTGCAAAATTTAATTGCTAAAAGTTATGGTTTAAAAGATTACCGCCTGCTTACCGGCTTTAAATATATTGGCGAAACCATCGCTAAAGAGAGCGGCGTTTTTATCTTTGGCTGCGAAGAAAGTTACGGCTACTTAGCCACCCCAGAGGTGCGTGATAAAGATGCCGTTTCGGCAGCTTTGCTTACCGCCGAGATGGCTTTGTATTATAGTAAGCAAGGTAAAACTTTACTGGATAAACTTAACGAGTTATATACAAAGTTTGGTTACTTTGAGGAACACCAAGTAGCCCACGATTTTCCCGGCCTTGCCGGCTTAAAAGCTATGCAAACCCTTATAACCAAGCTGCGGCATAATCCTGTAAATTGGCCGGAGGCTACCGTTAAGATAATTGATTACTTAAAAGATACCGATTTACCCAAAAGTGATGTGCTGGAATATAACTTAGCCGGCGGCACCAAAGTTATTGTACGGCCCAGCGGCACCGAGCCTAAAATTAAATTTTATATTTTGGCCCAAGGCGAGGATAAAGCAGCTATTGATGTGTTAGTAACGGCCATTAAAAAGATAATTAATGAGTTATTAACGGTTTAA